From one Dermacentor variabilis isolate Ectoservices chromosome 3, ASM5094787v1, whole genome shotgun sequence genomic stretch:
- the LOC142575245 gene encoding vacuolar ATPase assembly protein VMA22 produces MAEKTLTSVAPTETAKTTVAETGKLDDSTDRERETLLENAIVSAEKILQLRESLNELIENGLLELARVRYSTGNKSVSALQLNMGEVEALRTVRSNFEDQNQPYPSFELLQPDGTGSTTKEGEVRQRRQAEDPSRGAAESPPQRPTSPTDPLRWFGVLVPQSLRRSQKCFISALEVVVDVANEQSRLAVALDTYRTSRRAATVPDVEP; encoded by the coding sequence ATGGCGGAAAAAACGCTAACTTCTGTTGCTCCGACCGAAACTGCCAAAACAACCGTGGCGGAAACAGGCAAGCTCGACGATTCTACTGACAGAGAGCGAGAAACGTTGCTGGAGAACGCGATCGTTTCCGCGGAGAAGATACTACAGTTACGCGAGAGCCTGAACGAGTTAATCGAGAACGGACTGCTCGAGCTGGCACGCGTGCGGTACTCGACCGGCAACAAATCTGTGTCCGCCCTGCAGTTAAACATGGGCGAAGTGGAAGCGCTGCGGACGGTACGCAGTAACTTCGAGGACCAGAACCAACCCTACCCTAGCTTTGAACTACTACAGCCCGACGGCACGGGAAGTACAACCAAAGAAGGCGAAGTCCGTCAGCGTCGTCAGGCAGAGGATCCTTCAAGGGGGGCAGCGGAGTCGCCTCCGCAGCGCCCGACAAGCCCCACCGATCCGCTGCGCTGGTTCGGCGTGCTCGTGCCCCAGTCACTGCGGCGCTCGCAAAAGTGCTTCATAAGCGCACTCGAGGTCGTCGTGGACGTGGCCAACGAGCAGTCCCGCCTCGCAGTCGCCTTGGACACCTACCGTACCAGCCGACGGGCAGCGACAGTGCCCGACGTTGAACCGTGA